The proteins below are encoded in one region of Herpetosiphon gulosus:
- the ilvB gene encoding biosynthetic-type acetolactate synthase large subunit has product MKTLTGAQMMCEALLAEGVDVMFGYPGGAIMPFYHALPEYPQLRHILVRHEQAAGHAAEGYARTSGKVGVCVATSGPGATNLVTAIADAMMDSVPIVAITGQVVTSLIGKDGFQETDVTGITQPITKHNYLVTDVRDLPRVFKEAFHIARTGRPGPVLIDVAKDVQNARGMFEYPESVDLPGYKPNYEGNRRQIKEAANLLNQAKKPLIMAGHGILLGHASVELREFAEKTGIPVITTLLGISCIPEDHPLSLGMPGMHGWVHVNRAIQECDVLFTIGARFDDRVTGKLDTFARNAKIIHVDIDPAEVGKNVITAVPIVGDAKRVLENLTEIVNANEHSEWLNHIREIQATRSKRQRDPESGMFTPHHVYAEFTQIMQGEFRVCTDVGQHQMWAAQLIEYMKPHTHITSGGLGTMGFALPAAMGVQVACPNEEVWAIAGDGGFQMNLQELATVVQESLPLKICIINNGYLGMVRQWQELFHERRYSATPMWSPDFIKLADAYGIPGLRVERPEDVAEAIHQARATNGPFLIEFVVEREVNVYPMVAPGASISDMFEDPNEVEIEDVVAVK; this is encoded by the coding sequence ATGAAAACGCTAACTGGTGCTCAAATGATGTGTGAAGCGTTGCTAGCCGAAGGCGTTGATGTGATGTTTGGCTATCCAGGTGGGGCGATTATGCCGTTCTACCATGCGCTGCCTGAATATCCCCAATTGCGCCATATTTTGGTGCGCCACGAACAAGCGGCTGGGCATGCCGCCGAAGGCTACGCCCGTACTAGCGGAAAAGTTGGGGTTTGTGTCGCTACCAGCGGCCCGGGTGCAACCAATTTGGTCACTGCAATTGCCGATGCCATGATGGATTCAGTGCCAATTGTGGCAATCACAGGGCAAGTTGTCACCTCGTTGATCGGCAAAGATGGCTTTCAAGAAACCGATGTAACGGGCATCACCCAGCCAATCACCAAGCACAATTATTTGGTGACCGATGTGCGCGATTTGCCCCGCGTGTTCAAAGAAGCCTTTCATATTGCGCGAACTGGCCGCCCAGGCCCAGTGCTAATCGACGTTGCCAAAGATGTGCAAAACGCCCGTGGCATGTTCGAATATCCAGAATCGGTCGATTTGCCAGGCTACAAGCCCAACTACGAAGGCAATCGCCGCCAAATCAAAGAAGCTGCTAATTTGCTGAATCAGGCCAAAAAGCCCTTGATTATGGCAGGCCATGGCATTTTACTAGGCCACGCCAGCGTCGAATTACGCGAATTTGCCGAAAAAACTGGCATTCCGGTGATTACCACCTTATTAGGAATTAGCTGTATTCCTGAAGATCATCCGTTATCGTTGGGCATGCCTGGCATGCACGGTTGGGTCCATGTCAACCGCGCCATCCAAGAATGCGATGTGTTGTTTACAATCGGCGCACGTTTCGACGACCGTGTGACTGGCAAATTGGATACCTTTGCCCGTAACGCCAAAATTATTCACGTTGATATTGATCCGGCTGAAGTTGGCAAAAACGTGATTACGGCTGTGCCAATCGTGGGCGATGCCAAGCGCGTGCTGGAAAACTTGACCGAAATTGTCAATGCCAACGAGCATAGCGAATGGCTCAACCATATTCGTGAGATTCAGGCCACTCGCTCCAAGCGCCAACGCGATCCAGAAAGTGGCATGTTCACGCCACACCATGTCTATGCCGAATTCACGCAGATTATGCAAGGCGAGTTTCGAGTTTGCACCGATGTGGGCCAGCACCAAATGTGGGCTGCTCAGCTGATCGAATATATGAAGCCACATACCCACATCACTTCAGGCGGTTTGGGAACCATGGGCTTTGCCTTGCCAGCAGCAATGGGCGTGCAAGTCGCTTGCCCCAACGAAGAAGTTTGGGCCATTGCTGGCGACGGCGGATTCCAGATGAATTTGCAAGAGCTAGCCACGGTGGTGCAAGAAAGCCTGCCCTTGAAGATTTGTATCATCAACAATGGCTATTTGGGCATGGTGCGCCAATGGCAGGAGCTTTTCCACGAACGTCGCTATTCGGCAACGCCAATGTGGAGTCCCGATTTTATCAAGTTGGCTGATGCTTATGGCATTCCTGGGCTGCGAGTCGAGCGCCCTGAAGATGTAGCCGAAGCGATTCATCAAGCCCGCGCAACCAATGGCCCTTTCTTGATTGAATTTGTGGTTGAGCGCGAAGTCAACGTGTACCCGATGGTGGCTCCGGGCGCGAGCATCAGCGATATGTTCGAAGACCCCAACGAAGTCGAAATCGAAGACGTTGTGGCAGTCAAATAG
- the ilvN gene encoding acetolactate synthase small subunit, with protein MFAMKHTLVALLRDQPGVLNRSVSLFRRRGFNIESLTVGHTETPGISRMTLVVDGDTTSVEQVIKQLYKLIDVLKVSDVSQDPNVTRDLLLVKVYAPPAKRSELMQLADIFGAKIVDVVPDAMMIELSGSPEQLDRFVDLIRPFGIRELVRTGCVAMTRGASTVSGPYQNQEFRAA; from the coding sequence ATTTTTGCAATGAAACATACCTTAGTTGCTTTGTTACGTGACCAACCTGGGGTGCTGAACCGCTCAGTGAGCCTGTTTCGCCGCCGTGGTTTCAATATCGAAAGCTTGACCGTTGGCCATACCGAAACGCCTGGCATCTCGCGCATGACCTTGGTGGTCGATGGCGATACCACCAGCGTCGAGCAAGTGATCAAACAACTGTATAAATTGATCGATGTGCTGAAGGTCAGCGATGTTAGCCAAGACCCCAACGTTACCCGCGATTTGTTGCTGGTCAAGGTTTATGCACCACCAGCCAAGCGCAGCGAATTGATGCAATTAGCCGATATTTTCGGAGCCAAAATTGTCGATGTTGTGCCCGATGCCATGATGATCGAACTCAGCGGCAGCCCTGAACAACTCGACCGCTTTGTTGATCTAATTCGTCCATTTGGCATTCGCGAACTAGTCCGAACTGGCTGCGTAGCAATGACTCGTGGCGCATCGACTGTCAGCGGGCCATATCAAAACCAAGAATTTCGCGCTGCTTAA
- the ilvC gene encoding ketol-acid reductoisomerase, protein MAKLYYDNDADLGRLAGKTVAIIGYGSQGHAHALNLKDSGVQVVVGLHEGSKSKAKAEAAGLQVLSVGEATKTADVVMVLVPDTTQAQLYSDEIAPNLKPNATLMFAHGFNIRYGQIVPPAGVDVSLIAPKSPGHRVREVFEHGGGVPGLVAVYQDASGEALQNALAYGKGIGCARAGVLETTFAEETETDLFGEQAILCGGVSALVKAGFETLVEAGYQPEVAYFECMHELKLIVDLFYQGGLSYMRYSVSDTAEWGDYIAGPRVVTSETKAAMKLLLEEIQNGAFAEDWIEENHTGRARFNKYRSTDVGHQIEQVGRELRSMMPFVNPKEINPGS, encoded by the coding sequence ATGGCAAAGCTTTATTACGATAACGATGCAGATCTTGGACGCTTAGCTGGCAAAACTGTGGCGATCATCGGTTATGGCTCACAAGGCCACGCCCACGCCTTGAACTTGAAAGATAGCGGCGTGCAGGTGGTGGTTGGTTTGCACGAAGGTAGCAAATCAAAGGCTAAAGCCGAAGCTGCGGGCTTGCAGGTCTTGAGCGTTGGCGAAGCCACCAAGACTGCCGATGTTGTCATGGTGTTGGTGCCAGATACCACCCAAGCCCAACTCTACAGCGATGAAATTGCCCCCAACTTAAAGCCCAACGCAACTTTGATGTTTGCTCACGGCTTCAATATTCGTTATGGTCAAATCGTGCCACCTGCCGGAGTTGATGTTTCGTTGATCGCCCCCAAATCACCTGGACATCGTGTCCGTGAAGTGTTTGAGCATGGCGGCGGCGTACCTGGCTTGGTCGCGGTGTACCAAGATGCCAGTGGCGAGGCCTTGCAAAATGCTTTGGCTTATGGCAAGGGCATCGGTTGTGCGCGGGCTGGTGTGCTTGAAACCACCTTCGCCGAAGAAACCGAAACCGACCTGTTTGGCGAACAAGCCATCTTATGTGGCGGCGTTTCAGCCTTGGTCAAAGCTGGCTTTGAAACTTTGGTCGAAGCTGGCTATCAACCAGAAGTTGCCTACTTTGAATGTATGCACGAACTCAAGTTAATTGTCGATTTGTTCTACCAAGGCGGCTTGAGCTATATGCGCTACTCAGTCAGCGATACCGCCGAATGGGGCGATTACATTGCTGGCCCACGCGTCGTGACCAGCGAAACCAAAGCTGCCATGAAACTGTTGTTGGAAGAGATTCAAAATGGCGCATTCGCCGAAGATTGGATCGAAGAAAACCACACTGGCCGTGCTCGGTTCAACAAATATCGCTCAACCGATGTTGGTCACCAAATCGAGCAAGTTGGCCGCGAATTGCGCTCAATGATGCCATTCGTCAATCCAAAAGAAATTAACCCAGGCAGTTAA